A stretch of Glandiceps talaboti chromosome 18, keGlaTala1.1, whole genome shotgun sequence DNA encodes these proteins:
- the LOC144449663 gene encoding galactosylceramide sulfotransferase-like codes for MRVNDISALRKQEGLPTCKPFHQIVFLKTHKTASTTTNTIIQRYGLRHQLIFALPSGNQKFNENKYFSRDMLFEKTPKENGSVFNMLANHLIYNRIELEKVVPNAKYITIIREPVSKFESTFGYYDVPRLLHLRPDVNQLETFMSNPDLYFKRYTSSMKNQLRNGMMFTLGFNHKYDNNKEMIDRTIQKLDNELDLVMLTEYYDESLLLMKKLLCWDFDDILYIPKGHRSFNRRYKVSKTLAERISKWNNADVQLYKHFNETFWKKVEDYGPDFDKDLKKFRERQNKFYNECVDPTETRRYQNREDALIMRKNVTVRCELAFFRVHKFHTMLKKASLGKTTIPGEFLLGSSSETTTTHAPVN; via the exons atgagagt AAATGACATCTCAGCATTGAGGAAACAAGAGGGGTTACCAACTTGCAAGCCTTTTCATCAAATCGTCTTTCTCAAAACTCATAAGACAGCAAGTACCACTACAAATACTATTATACAGAGATACGGACTAAGACATCAGTTAATCTTTGCCCTGCCAAgtggaaatcaaaaatttaatgaaaataaatacttcTCACGGGACATGTTATTCGAGAAAACTCCAAAGGAAAACGGTAGCGTCTTCAATATGTTAGCTAACCATTTAATATATAATCGAATTGAACTTGAAAAGGTTGTACCTAATGCTAAATACATAACGATTATTCGAGAACCAGTAAGCAAGTTCGAGTCTACTTTCGGATATTATGACGTTCCAAGACTGTTGCATCTTCGCCCAGATGTAAACCAACTGGAAACCTTCATGTCGAATCCCGATCTCTACTTCAAGAGATACACGTCAAGCATGAAGAACCAACTAAGAAATGGCATGATGTTCACTTTGGGATTCAACCacaaatatgacaacaataagGAAATGATTGATAGAACAATACAGAAATTGGATAACGAATTAGATTTGGTTATGTTGACCGAATACTACGATGAATCTTTACTTCTGATGAAAAAATTATTGTGCTGGGATTTTGAcgatattttgtatatacccAAAGGTCATCGAAGTTTTAATAGACGTTATAAAGTATCAAAGACTCTGGCTGAGCGTATCTCCAAGTGGAATAATGCTGACGTACAACTGTataaacattttaatgaaaCGTTTTGGAAGAAAGTGGAAGACTATGGTCCAGATTTTGACAAAGATCTGAAGAAATTTCGTGAAcggcaaaataaattttataaCGAATGTGTTGATCCAACCGAAACGAGACGTTATCAAAATCGTGAAGATGCTCTGATCATGAGAAAAAATGTAACAGTGCGATGTGAACTAGCTTTCTTTAGAGTTCATAAGTTTCACACAATGCTAAAGAAGGCTTCACTTGGTAAAACGACCATTCCAGGCGAGTTCCTTTTGGGTTCGTCTAGCGAGACAACAACAACTCATGCTCCTGTtaattaa
- the LOC144449664 gene encoding galactosylceramide sulfotransferase-like codes for MDESKQWTKHNMKTQYKVIPTDIISSAMVPVNVTQADFAEMDKYKLMLGILLVTSPVGYVLLFWMDLNMDIKYVFSSSRNDISALRKQEGLPTCKPFHQIVFLKTHKTASTTTNTIIQRYGLRHQLIFALPSGNQIFNENKYFSRDMLFEKTPKENGSVFNMLANHLIYNRIELEKVVPNAKYITIIREPVSKFESTFGYYDVPRLLHLRPDVNQLETFMSNPDLYFKRYTSSMKNQLRNGMMFTLGFNHKYDNNKEMIDRTIQKLDNELDLVMLTEYYDESLLLMKKLLCWDFDDILYIPKGHRSFNRRYKVSKTLAERISKWNNADVQLYKHFNETFWKKVEDYGPDFDKDLKKFRERQNKFYNECVDPTETRRYQNREDALIMRKNVTVRCELAFFRVHKFHTMLKKASLGKTTIPGEFLLGSSSETTTTTHAPVN; via the exons ATGGATGAATCAAAACAGTGGACAAAACACAACATGAAAACACAATACAAAGTAATTCCTACAGATATCATAAGTTCTGCCATGGTACC TGTTAATGTTACACAAGCCGACTTTGCTGAAATGGACAAATACAAATTGATGTTGGGAATCTTGCTAGTAACTTCACCTGTGGGTTACGTACTGCTATTCTGGATGGATCTCAATATGGACATAAAATATGTCTTCTCTTCATCCAG AAATGACATCTCAGCATTGAGGAAACAAGAGGGGTTACCAACTTGCAAGCCTTTTCATCAAATCGTCTTTCTCAAAACTCATAAGACAGCAAGTACCACTACAAATACTATTATACAAAGATACGGACTAAGACATCAGTTAATCTTTGCCCTGCCAAGTggaaatcaaatatttaatgaaaataaatacttcTCACGGGACATGTTATTCGAGAAAACTCCAAAGGAAAACGGTAGCGTCTTCAATATGTTAGCTAACCATTTAATATATAATCGAATTGAACTTGAAAAGGTTGTACCTAATGCTAAATACATAACGATTATTCGAGAACCAGTAAGCAAGTTCGAGTCTACTTTCGGATATTATGACGTTCCAAGACTGTTGCATCTTCGCCCAGATGTAAACCAACTGGAAACCTTCATGTCGAATCCCGATCTCTACTTCAAGAGATACACGTCAAGCATGAAGAACCAACTAAGAAATGGCATGATGTTCACTTTGGGATTCAACCacaaatatgacaacaataagGAAATGATTGATAGAACAATACAGAAATTGGATAACGAATTAGATTTGGTTATGTTGACCGAATACTACGATGAATCTTTACTTCTGATGAAAAAATTATTGTGCTGGGATTTTGACGATATTTTGTATATCCCCAAAGGTCATCGAAGTTTTAATAGACGTTATAAAGTATCAAAGACTCTGGCTGAGCGTATCTCCAAGTGGAATAATGCTGACGTACAACTGTataaacattttaatgaaaCGTTTTGGAAGAAAGTGGAAGACTATGGTCCAGATTTTGACAAAGATCTGAAGAAATTTCGTGAAcggcaaaataaattttataaCGAATGTGTTGATCCAACCGAAACGAGACGTTATCAAAATCGTGAAGATGCTCTGATCATGAGAAAAAATGTAACAGTGCGATGTGAACTAGCTTTCTTTAGAGTTCATAAGTTTCACACAATGCTAAAGAAGGCTTCACTTGGTAAAACGACCATTCCAGGCGAGTTCCTTTTGGGTTCGTCTAGcgagacaacaacaacaactcatgCTCCTGTtaattaa